The following DNA comes from Bacteroidales bacterium.
CAAGAACAGAATCGAATAAAACGCTCAATTCGTGATGAAAAGAAAAGATGCTTTCGCTTCAAAAACCTTACCAGTAATTGTTGTCTTACTGATGATTATTATGTTTAGTTGTGGTAAAGACAATAAAGAGGTAATAGAGGCTTTTGCCGATCCAAACGAAGTTCCTACCATATATAGCAAAGATGTATCAACACTTATATCCGATTCAGGAGTAACACGTTACAGGGTAGTTGCTCCCGATTGGTATATGTATGAAAACTCTGAAACACCTCGCTGGTATTTTCCACGAGGCATATATTTAGAGACCTTTGATGATGACTACAACGTAGCCGCATTCTTAGAGGGAGATACAGCCATATTTTACAAGAACCAGAGGCTGTGGGAGATACGAGGTGATGTCAAGATGGCAAACACCAACGATGAACGCTTTTTTACAGAGCAACTCTTTTGGAGTCAGGATGCAAAAAAGATATACTCCGATACCATAATACACATTGAACGAGGAGATAGAATCATAGAGGGATTGGGCTTTGAGTCCAATCAAAATATGACTCGATACAAGATATTAAAAACCACAGGAATATTCCCAATTGAGGATATGCGAAGAAAAGATACAACCACAACCGATGCTTTAGATACCCTGAAACAAGAGAGTGCGGTAAAAAACTGAAAAAATAATAACATAAATAGCAAAAACAACACCTATAAATTGGGATAAGCAGAGAAAAATTATTATCTTCGCACTTGGTTTTGAAAAAAAATAGTAAATAATAAACAAATTAAATATAAAAACAGATGGCAACACTACAAAAAATTAGAAATCAAGCAGGGCTTCTTATTGTTGTAATTGGAGTTGCATTGTTAGCATTCATCATTGGTGACTTCCTAAACTCAGGAGGCACATTCCTACAAATGAGCAAAAACAATGTAGCTAAAGTAAATGGTGACGCAATATCACCTGAGGAGTTCCAGTCAAAATTA
Coding sequences within:
- the lptC gene encoding LPS export ABC transporter periplasmic protein LptC: MKRKDAFASKTLPVIVVLLMIIMFSCGKDNKEVIEAFADPNEVPTIYSKDVSTLISDSGVTRYRVVAPDWYMYENSETPRWYFPRGIYLETFDDDYNVAAFLEGDTAIFYKNQRLWEIRGDVKMANTNDERFFTEQLFWSQDAKKIYSDTIIHIERGDRIIEGLGFESNQNMTRYKILKTTGIFPIEDMRRKDTTTTDALDTLKQESAVKN